In one Ischnura elegans chromosome 13, ioIscEleg1.1, whole genome shotgun sequence genomic region, the following are encoded:
- the LOC124170122 gene encoding uncharacterized protein LOC124170122: protein MVSNISNSNAEQFVEERLLAGLVTGSFLQHKDLLDKLEDVNSRMIKEKTLLHVGVGLGKADWVQELLARGADTDITNESQQNALSSAEEMVRQFPDDAERSKVLNLVTLVHRRDQVILRRLEASLSRSTDHVTPVASPEGDIASLKSSVDSLRREMKSLVRQLSSSLEELKAQVCGCDVLLHCLEGAVTSTAEDVTSIKCGLGKEVYLSQPTSDPARARQECVDAMMRKTRIVYGNGVDEMRRLYERLYDGDGCTACVIKFLSGDGRVRVMVDNDSYSIGRMKEKVVDFDGTQGNGSALISFCDFESETVYFGAKDSSGVWESVQCARLAWALSQLSLKLVFDNEGRPYSKGDVEQEREWMRAIEELEERRKRGGGLDGCIKLALDGKTPKAKLCWLAAAVPRLIAYNGCTQGRAILQQQAPLLFSLYSNNVIGKLLARAKR from the exons ATGGTGAGCAACATTTCTAACAGCAATGCtgagcaatttgttgaggagaggcttcTTGCTGGATTGGTGACTGGCTCATTCCTCCAGCATAAAGACCTACTGGACAAGTTGGAAGATGTGAATAGCAGAATGATAAAGGAGAAAACACTCTTGCATGTTGGAGTGGGACTTGGAAAAGCTGATTGGGTGCAGGAGCTATTGGCAAGAGGAGCTGACACAGACATTACAAATGAAagtcaacagaatgcattgtcttcagctgaggagatggtgcggcagttccctgaTGATGCAGAACGCTCAAAAGTTCTGAATTTGGTTACGTTGGTTCACAGGAGGGACCAAGTTATTTTGCGTCGTCTGGAAGCATCTTTGAGTAGAAGCACTGATCATGTGACACCCGTGGCTAGCCCAGAAGgtgatattgcatctctcaagtcctctgtGGACTCATTAaggcgagagatgaaatctcttgtgcgacagctgagctcatcGTTGGAGGAACTGAAAGCGCAAGTGTGTGGATGCGATGTACTGTTGCATTGTCTGGAAGGGGCCGTTACGTCAACAGCGGAGGACGTGACATCTATCAAGTGTGGTCTGGGAAAGGAGGTGTATTTAAGTCAACCTACATCCGATCCGGCCAGAGCAAGGCAGGAGTGCGTGGACGCCATGATGCGAAAGACACGGATAGTGTATGGAAACGGAGTTGATGAAATGCgtagattgtatgagagactgtatgatggaGATGGATGCACTGCTTGTgttattaagtttttaagtggGGATGGTCGGGTGAGGGTGATGGTGGACAATGATTCTTATAgcattggaaggatgaaggagaaggttgtgGATTTTGATGGGACTCAGGGGAATGGGAGTGCATTGatatcattttgtgattttgagagtgagacGGTGTATTTTGGTGCAAAGGATTCTTCTGGTGTTTGGGAGAGTGTCCAATGTGCTAGGTTAGCTTGGGCCCTCTCACAATTAtccctaaaattagtttttgataatgaggggaggccatatagcaagggagatgtggaacaagagcgtgagtggatgagggctatagaggagttggaggagaggaggaagaggggagggggattaGATGGGTGTATCAAATTAGCATTGGATGGGAAGACACCAAAGGCAAAGTTATGTTGGCTTGCGGCAGCTGTCCCTCGTCTTATTGCTTATAATGGATGCACACAAGGAAGAGCTATTCTGCAGCAGCAAGCccctctcctcttctctctctattCTAACAATGTGATTGGAAAACTTCTAGCCAGGGCAAAG agatga